AGCCACGGAGATGGCCCGAATCGCAGCCCTGGCCGCCGACGAGAAACTCGCCACCGACGTCGTGGTGCTCGACGTGTCCGAGCAACTGGTGATCACCGATTGCTTCGTCATCGCGTCCGCACCCAACGAGCGTCAGGTCAACGCCATCGTCGACAACGTCGAGGAGAAGCTGCGCGAGGCCGGCCACAAGCCCGTCCGCCGCGAGGGCACCCGCGAGGGACGGTGGACGTTGCTCGACTACGTCGACGTCGTGGTGCACATCCAGCACGAGG
This window of the Rhodococcus pyridinivorans genome carries:
- the rsfS gene encoding ribosome silencing factor, which translates into the protein MSATAEATEMARIAALAADEKLATDVVVLDVSEQLVITDCFVIASAPNERQVNAIVDNVEEKLREAGHKPVRREGTREGRWTLLDYVDVVVHIQHEDERNFYALDRLWKDCPTIEVDGVGGPRSAIDAADSPEDV